The proteins below come from a single Cottoperca gobio chromosome 11, fCotGob3.1, whole genome shotgun sequence genomic window:
- the ptp4a2b gene encoding protein tyrosine phosphatase type IVA 2 isoform X2, with product MGLANMNRPAAVEISYECMRFLITHNPTNATLNKFTEDLKKCDVNTLVRVCDATYDKTPVEKEGIQVLDWPFDDGAPPPTQIVDDWLKLLNTKFREEPGCCVAVHCVAGLGRAPVLVALALIETGMKYEDAVQFIRQKRRGAFNSKQLLYLEKYRPKMRLRFKDTNSHNCCVQ from the exons ATGGG TCTCGCCAACATGAACCGCCCCGCTGCAGTCGAGATTTCCTACGAGTGCATGAGGTTCCTCATCACCCACAACCCCACCAATGCCACGCTTAACAAGTTCACCGAG GACCTGAAAAAGTGTGATGTGAACACACTGGTGAGAGTTTGTGATGCCACCTATGATAAGACTCCAGTAGAGAAGGAGGGGATTCAGGTCCTG GACTGGCCCTTCGATGATGGTGCCCCTCCGCCTACCCAGATTGTGGACGACTGGCTCAAGCTGCTCAACACCAAGTTTCGAGAGGAACCAGGCTGCTGCGTCGCCGTGCACTGTGTGGCTGGACTTGGCCG AGCTCCAGTCTTGGTTGCCTTAGCCCTCATTGAAACTGGGATGAAGTATGAGGATGCTGTGCAGTTCATAAGGCA GAAGAGACGTGGAGCCTTCAACTCCAAACAGCTTCTTTACCTCGAGAAATACAGACCCAAAATGCGTCTGCGGTTCAAGGATACCAACAGCCACAACTGCTGTGTGCAGtag
- the ptp4a2b gene encoding protein tyrosine phosphatase type IVA 2 isoform X1 gives MGSLANMNRPAAVEISYECMRFLITHNPTNATLNKFTEDLKKCDVNTLVRVCDATYDKTPVEKEGIQVLDWPFDDGAPPPTQIVDDWLKLLNTKFREEPGCCVAVHCVAGLGRAPVLVALALIETGMKYEDAVQFIRQKRRGAFNSKQLLYLEKYRPKMRLRFKDTNSHNCCVQ, from the exons ATGGG CAGTCTCGCCAACATGAACCGCCCCGCTGCAGTCGAGATTTCCTACGAGTGCATGAGGTTCCTCATCACCCACAACCCCACCAATGCCACGCTTAACAAGTTCACCGAG GACCTGAAAAAGTGTGATGTGAACACACTGGTGAGAGTTTGTGATGCCACCTATGATAAGACTCCAGTAGAGAAGGAGGGGATTCAGGTCCTG GACTGGCCCTTCGATGATGGTGCCCCTCCGCCTACCCAGATTGTGGACGACTGGCTCAAGCTGCTCAACACCAAGTTTCGAGAGGAACCAGGCTGCTGCGTCGCCGTGCACTGTGTGGCTGGACTTGGCCG AGCTCCAGTCTTGGTTGCCTTAGCCCTCATTGAAACTGGGATGAAGTATGAGGATGCTGTGCAGTTCATAAGGCA GAAGAGACGTGGAGCCTTCAACTCCAAACAGCTTCTTTACCTCGAGAAATACAGACCCAAAATGCGTCTGCGGTTCAAGGATACCAACAGCCACAACTGCTGTGTGCAGtag